The Pseudomonas sp. Marseille-Q3773 DNA window CGGCAAAGCCGTTCCATCTTTGGCGGAACGATGGACTAAAGGGCTGGTGTGAGCGCGACGTTTTCGGTTTTCTGCGCAGTGACGATAATGCGTGCCAGATACAAGCCGGCAATGAACCCGAGTACCTCGATAAGGAAGAACATCTGCACCCGTGGGAAGTTGGTCTGTACTAGCAGATAGGCCAGGGCCACACCAATGGCAGCGCGAGTAAAGATATTGCCAACCAGCAGGCTAGCCAACCGTTCGACAAGAATGCCAGCGAAGAACAATAGCGCCAAGCCTGCGACCAGCACTGCCAGGTTGCCACTATAGAGCAGGATGGCCAGCGGGCCGGGGATGGTCATGAAAGTGAAGTTTTCGAAGGCCTGATATTGCGCGTTCGACATGCGCTGGTAGATGGCTTGAGTGCCGGCTTCCGGGCGCTCGGTCAGGCTGTGCAGAAATAGTGCCCAGCCGGTGTGCTCATGGCTGACCACCGCCAATACACCTTCAAGGCCAATCCAACGGTCCACTACCAGTTTACTCAGTTCCATCAGCATACCTTTCCAGCGGGCACGCTTTACCTCGGTAGTTTCGGCAAAGGGAGCTGCCGTCACAGAAACCGGCTCCGCGTCGACAGGTGCGACTATTACAGGGTTGGCGAGCATGGGTAACAGGGGCATCGCCGGTGCCAATACACCTGCGATCGCCTGTGCTGACTCGGCCGGGGCAATGAGCAGGCTGCTCACTGGGCGAGCGAGTGTCAGGCTGGTATCGCTCGCCGGCTCCTTGCTGCTAATCATTGGCGCCGTGACTGGCCGGGCCTGGGCGAAGGATTGCAGGCGATCGACAGACACCAGCAGCAGCGATGCCACGAACAATACGCCGGTCACCAGCAGGATCCTGACCCACTGGACCAGGCGCAATGCGGCTGCCAGTTCGCGACCATGCACCAGGTAAACCACCAACGGTGCAATCACATGCAGGATCATCTGCGCCCGGCTGCCCATGGACACCGCCGTAACCGCACCTTCCAGGATGAGGATGTAGAAAAGTGTCTCCAGTTTCATCTGGCGCGCCTGTACCAACCAGTACCCCAGCGTGGCAAGCAGGATCAGGTTGCCCCAGGCAATCATGAACGATACCAGTACGTAGACGTAGCTGTGGAGCTTCAGCGTAGGCTCGGTGCCGACCTTTAGAATGGCGAACCTGAAATTGACGGCCAGCAGCACGACGGTGAGCAGAACTGCCAGCCACATGGACGGTTTGAGCAGCGTGCGTGGCCGTTCGAGAGGAATGGTTGCAGGCGGCTGCAGGCGCCCGACAATGGCCTGGCAGGCCAGTAATGTGGTAAATGCAACGTTCAGGGCCAGCATGGCCGAGTCCCAAGCCTGCGGTGAGTTATCAAAGGCACCGATCGGCTCGATGAACTGCGTGGCAAAAATGAAGTGCAGCACCAGCTTTGCCCAGCAACCGAGAATCAGGAAAGTCAGCAGGAAGAACGAGAAGAAGCTCGTGCGGTTGGACAGCACGCTGCGTACCAGCAAGCCGGCCAGAACGCCATTGAGCAGCAGCGGAGTCAGGGACGCCGGGTAATTCACGGCTGCGGCGAGGGTCGCCATGGCAATCAGCAGTAACGCACTGGCGTGCAGGTAGCGGTTATCCAGCAGGTGAGCTTGAACAATCTGGTTCATCCGCGCGCTCCAGGTGGGGAGAACCGTTCCTGGTTCTCGGTACCTGTGGGACCGCTGCACCCACAGGTAAGGCAGCAGGCCTCAGGCTTTGGACTTGGGTCTGAAAATAGTCAGTACGTAACTGACCATTTTGCGTGAAAGAATCGACGGAGGATCCAGCAGAGCGGCTTTGCCCATGCGTACCATGAACATCGCATAGCGCCCGGAAAACCCGTGCATGAAGCCCGAAAGCATATGGGCATTGGCAACGGCCTTGCGTTTCCAGCCAAGGATGGAGGGCGAGAGACCATTGGTCTGGTAAAGGCTGTTGATCACCTTGAGCGGCTCGTCGGAGCGTTCGGCGTTGCACGGGTTATAGGTAGTCGAGCCGGAGTGAATGCGGAAGTCCGCCAGGGGCTCGGCTACTCGAATAAAGGGTCCGTATTGGCAAAGACGCAGGAAAAAGTCCATGTCCGGAATGTTGCGCAGCCCGGTGTTCCAGCCACCGACCTTATCCCATACGGCGCGGCGGAACAGCGCACCGGGGCCAGGCAGGCACTGGAAGTTGGCGATCAGCAGCCGCTCTTCGTAATCGGGGGTTTGCACTGTTCGCACATGTTTGGAGTGTTCATCGATGACGCAGAAGTCCGGGTAGGCCAGCACAGCATCAGGGGCCTTGGCCATGGCTGCGACAATGGCTTCGACGGCACGCGGGTGCAGGCGGTCATCGGCGCTCAGATAGCCAAGCAGCTCGCCCGTACTCTGCTGCCAGCCGAAGTTCATCGCTGCGCTCTGTCCAGCGTTGGCCTGACGGTGACGAATGAAATGGCCGGGGTGTTGCTCCAGCAGCGCAGGGGTGTCGTCTGTGGAGCCATCATCGACGACGATCAGTTCCACGTTCGGATAGGTCTGCTGCAGCACGCTGTCGATCGCATCCAGTACATAGCGCCCGGTGTTGTAGGTAGGAATGACGATCGAAACCTTGGGCTGTATGTTACTAGCGACCATGAGATACCTTTCGACGGTAATAGAGGTGCACGAACCGACGCAATGAAACGTAATCGGCGGTGGTGCTGAGGTTGAATATCCGTTTCACGCAGTAAATCTGAGCCAGCGACTGGCAGATACCGCCGAGGCTGTATACCACGGCCAAACCGATGATTCCATACAACCACATTGCCAGCAGTCCGGAGGTAATCATGCAGAGTCCGCTGATTACTGAAATACGCATGGCCACGTGCTGTTTCTGTAGCATCATCAGCACGAACCCGGCCGTGCCGGCGTAGGTCTGGGCCAGTTGCGAAATACCCAGGATGGCAAATATGTAGTACGCATCGGCATATTCGCTGGACCACACATGTGTCAGCACGAACTGGCCACACACAATGAACAGCATATAGCCCGCCAGCCCCAGTAACGTCGCGGCACCCGCACCTACCCCCAGTACGCGCTGCAGATAGCGTTTCTTGCCGCGTACCCAGATACGCCCGATCGAGGGCGCGACGACGGTGTTGATCACTGCCAGCGGGATCAGTACCAACGCTGCGAGGCGTGAAGCCAGGCCATAGATGGCCAGCCCGGGCGCATCACCGAACCAGGCGATGATCCACAAGTCGGCCTGCGACATCACGAACAGCACTACGGTGGTTGTCAGATTGGGCCGGGTTTCTCGCAGCAGGGTGGTGTAGCCGACGCTGGTATTCGGCTTGCCCCGGGGTTGCGCCCGATACCAGTGGCACAGACTCCAGGCCCCGAGCAAGGTGGTGCAGCCGGCGCCCACGGCGCCGGCCAGGATCAGCGTGCTCAGTTCAATGTGCAGCTCGCCGCGCCAGGCCAGGATAACCGTTGCCGCGCTGGCGAGGCTGGCCCCGGTGGTTAGGAAGCTGGCCTGCACGAAATGGCCCAGCGCACGATGTTGCTCGGCCAGGATGGTGCTGATTGCCGCCAGGATCATGCTTAGCGACACCAGCGGGGCAATGCCATGCAGCATCCGCAGCAGGTCGTCACCTTCGTGGCGTGACAATACCTGCATGAAGATATTGAACCCCACGGCCAAGGCCATGGTCGACAGCACCGCCAACAGCAGTGTGCGGCGCAACAGCTGCTTTACCTGGCCCCCGTCGCGGTGCCCCTGCGCGGTGGAGATGCAGGCAGGCGCGGTAATGCTCAGGCCGAGCTGGCCCAGGGTGGCAAGTGCTGCGATGAGCGATTGGGCCAGAAAGAACAACCCGACCGAAGTCTGCGACATGGTCAGAGGAATGATGATGCCCGTCAGGGCGCCGGTGCCCAACAGCAGGAAGCGGCCAAATATCGCAGCCATGCTTGCCGCGATCGGAGAAGAAAGCGCGTTGGTGACTTTCCCTGTGGACATGAGTTCTTATAGACACCTAGAGGGGAGGACGGATTCTGTTTTGTTTTGCACGGGCTGTCCATGCTCTGCTCGCTTCGACATCAGGGGGATTTGATATCGATCAGGGCTAGGCGAGTGTTCCGACAGCGATTTGTAGTTTTGCTCCGGATTCATTAGGGTCTCATGTAACTACCGTGTTCGCCCGCGCTCTACGCTACAGTGTTGGCGTTTTCGAGAGATATTTGTCAGTAATTTCTGAGCATTGCCGACATGCCTTCCGTTGGCATGCGATCTGTCCGATAGTAAACAGCCAATAAACCCAACAAGCGATCAGGTGAGAATGAAAGTAATTTTGACGGGTGCGTCCGGCTTCGTCGGAGGGGCGGTACTCAAGGCGCTCAGTCGCAACGCAAACGTTGAAACGGTCCTGCCGTTGCGTTCACCTTTGCTGATGCCTGCCGGGGTTGCCAGTTACCCGATTGTCGACCTTGCCGATGACCAGAGCGCCGAGTTAAAGGCCCACCGTCCCGATGTGGTGGTGCACTGCGCTTCGCGCGTGCACGTCATGAGCGATACTGCCAGCGACCCATTGGCAGAGTTTCGCCGCATCAATGTTGACGGTACCCTGGCCTTCGCCCGGGCCGCCAGCGCGGCCGGTGCCCGCCGGTTCGTGTTCGTCAGTTCAATCAAGGTCAATGGCGAACAGACCCGCCCCGGCGCTGCCTACAGTGCCGACGATATTCCGCACCCGGTCGATCCCTATGGCATTTCCAAGCATGAGGCGGAACAAGGTTTGCTGGCGCTCGGCGCACAAACAGGCATGGAAATTGTCATCATTCGTCCGGTGCTGGTTTACGGGCCGGGGGTGAAAGCCAATTTTCTCAGCATGATGCGCTGGTTGGACCGAGGTGTGCCATTGCCCTTCGGTGCCATACATAACCGTCGCAGCCTGGTGGCGCTGGACAACTTGGTAGACCTAGTACTGAGGTGCATCGATCACCCGGGCGCAGCCAACCAGGTGTTTCTGGTCAGTGATGGAGAAGACCTGTCCACTACCGAACTGCTTACGCGCATGGCCAGGGCGCTCGGCAAGCCGGCCCGCCTGCTACCGGTGCCGGCCTGGTTGCTGAGCGGTGCCGCCAAGGCACTGGGCAAAGGGGCGCTTTCCCAGCGATTGTGTGGCTCGCTACAGGTCGATATCGGTAAAACCCGCGAACTGCTTGGCTGGCAGCCTCCGGTTCGGGTGGATGCGGCGCTTCTGGCTGCAGCAAGGCATTTTCAGGAAAACAACCATCAATGACGCTTTTCTTGGCTTTACCCGCAGTACTGCTGCTGTCCTTGTTGATGACTGCCGGCCTGCGTCGATACGCGCTGGCGCGCAGTATCATTGACGTGCCCAACGGCCGTAGCTCGCACACTGTGCCTACGCCTCGCGGTGGCGGGGTCGCAATCGTGTTGACATTCCTGCTGGCCATTGCCGGTCTCATGCTTGACGGAGCAGGGGATAGCCGCACCTTGGTGGCATTGGGCGGCAGCGGTGCGCTGATTGCCGTCATCGGTTTCATGGACGACCACGGCCATATTCCGGCCCGCTGGCGCCTGCTCGGGCATTTCATTGCCGCCGCCTGGATGCTGGCTTGGATGGGAGGGCTGCCGCCGTTGGCCCTGTTCGGCTTGCAGGTGGACCTGGGCTGGCTGGGGGGCGTACTGGCTGCGGTGTACCTGGTGTGGCTGCTCAACCTGTACAACTTCATGGATGGGATTGACGGCATCGCCAGTATCGAAGCCATCACTGTGTGCCTGGGTGGCGCCTGGCTATACTGGATGGCGGGTCTTGGCAGCCATGCAGTGCTGCCACTGCTGCTGGCCGCCGCAGTTTCCGGGTTCCTGTTCTGGAATTTTCCCCCGGCAAAGATCTTCATGGGCGACGCTGGCAGCGGCTTCCTCGGCATCGTTTTGGGCGGTCTTTCGCTACAGGCTGCCTGGGTGGCGCCTGAGATGCTCTGGTGCTGGTTGATCTTGCTCGGCGTGTTCATTGTCGACGCCACCTACACCCTGGTTCGTCGTTTGTTGCGGGGTGAAAAGGTGTACGAGGCTCACCGCAGCCACGCCTACCAGTTTGCTTCGCGTGAAGTTGGCAGGCACTTGCCAGTCACATTGGCGGTTGCGGTATTGAACCTGTGCTGGTTGCTGCCGATAGCCTTTTGCGTTGCGCGGCTCGGCCTGGATGGTGCAGCGGGCGTAGTGCTGGCCTATATCCCGTTGTTGTTGCTGGCCGTGCGTTTCCGCGCAGGCCAAATCGAAGATGGACACCAAAGGTAAAGTGAGCGACTTGATGTCAGGGAATTTCTGGAAAGGTTTCAGAGGAGCGATGGACACCGTGCGCGCTAAACTGCTTGCTCTACCACGTAGACACAAACGCCTGCTGCAGGTCTTGACCGACGTTGTCCTGATCTGGGTTGCCCTGTGGATGGCATTCGTGGTTCGGCTTGGTATTGATGACTTGGCCAACCCAATCCTGGATCATGGCTGGCTGTTCCTCACTGCGCCGGTCGTAGGCATTCCTCTTTTCATCAGGTTTGGTCTGTACCGTGCGGTGTTGCGCTATTTCGGCACCGACGCGCTGATTGCAATCACCAAGGCCGTAACCCTGTCTGCACTGATCCTCGGTTTTATCATCTATTGGGCAAGCAACCACCAGAACGTGGTGCCACGCTCCATTACCTTCAACTACTGGTGGTTGAGCCTGATCATGGTGGGCGGCCTACGCCTGGCCATGCGGCAGTACTTCCTCGGTGACTGGTTTGCAGCCGCCGTACAACACGTCCCCTTTACCGGCAACAATCGTGATGGCTTGCCGCGGGTGGCCGTGTATGGCGCCGGTGGTGCCGGCAACCAGCTGGTAGCGGCGCTGCGTGCGGATCGGGCGTTGCGCCCGGTAGCGTTCATCGACGACGACCCCAGCATTACCGACCGGGTAATTGCCGGCCTGCAGGTATATCGCCCCGATCAGTTGCAGGAGATGATCGATGCCACCGGCGCGCAGGAAATTTTGCTGGCCATTCCGTCTTCCACCCGCGCTCGTCGACGGGAGATTCTCAACTTCCTTGAAGGCTTCCCGTTGCATGTACGCAGTATTCCCAGTTTCATGGAACTGGCCAGCGGCAAGGTGAAGGTCGATGATATTCAGGAGGTGGACATCGCCGACCTGCTGGGCCGCGATGCCGTGCCAGCGCAAGCTGACCTGCTGGCACGCTGCATCGTCGAGCAGACGGTGCTGGTAACCGGGGCCGGAGGCTCGATCGGGTCGGAGCTGTGCCGGCAGATTCTGGGCCAGACGCCGAAAACCCTGCTGCTGTTCGACCACAGCGAGTTCAACCTGTACAGCATCCTGTCGGAATTGGAACAGCGTATTGCCCGCGAGTCGCTATCGGTGTGCCTGGTACCGATCCTCGGGTCGGTCCGTAATCAGGCGCAGTTGCTCGACATCATGCGTACCTGGCGGGTTGACACCGTCTACCATGCCGCTGCCTACAAGCACGTGCCGATGGTAGAGCACAATATTGCCGAAGGCCTGATGAACAACGTCATCGGCACCCTCTGTACTGCCCAGGCTGCATTACAGGCAGGCGTTGCCAACTTCGTGCTGATTTCAACTGACAAGGCCGTACGCCCCACCAATGTGATGGGCAGCACCAAACGCCTGGCGGAAATGACCCTGCAAGCCCTGAGCCGCGAAGTAGCGCCAGTGCTGTTCGGCGACAGTGGCAATGTCTCGCAGGTGAACAAGACCCGCTTCACCATGGTCCGCTTCGGCAATGTGCTGGGTTCGTCGGGCTCGGTCATTCCGTTGTTCCACAAGCAGATCAAGGCCGGCGGCCCGCTCACCGTCACTCATCCGAAGATCACCCGTTACTTCATGACCATTCCCGAGGCAGCACAGCTGGTAATCCAGGCGGGTTCCATGGGCAAGGGTGGTGATGTGTTCGTGCTCGACATGGGCGAACCCGTGAAGATCGTGGAGCTGGCCGAGAAGATGATTCACCTGTCCGGTTTCAGCGTGCGTTCCGAGCGTAACCCGATGGGCGATATCGCCATCGAATTCACCGGGTTGCGGCCAGGCGAGAAGCTTTATGAAGAACTGCTGATCGGCGATAACGTGATTGCTACCCGCCACCCGATGATCATGAGCGCCAACGAAGACTTCCTGCCCTGGGACACACTCAAGGACACGCTGCGCCAATTGCTGGCGGCAGTGGAAGCAGACGATTTCATGCGGGTACGCCAGCTGCTGCGTGAAACCGTCAGCGGCTATGCACCGGAAGGCGAGATTGTGGACTGGATTTACCAGC harbors:
- a CDS encoding glycosyltransferase, with the translated sequence MVASNIQPKVSIVIPTYNTGRYVLDAIDSVLQQTYPNVELIVVDDGSTDDTPALLEQHPGHFIRHRQANAGQSAAMNFGWQQSTGELLGYLSADDRLHPRAVEAIVAAMAKAPDAVLAYPDFCVIDEHSKHVRTVQTPDYEERLLIANFQCLPGPGALFRRAVWDKVGGWNTGLRNIPDMDFFLRLCQYGPFIRVAEPLADFRIHSGSTTYNPCNAERSDEPLKVINSLYQTNGLSPSILGWKRKAVANAHMLSGFMHGFSGRYAMFMVRMGKAALLDPPSILSRKMVSYVLTIFRPKSKA
- a CDS encoding SDR family oxidoreductase, whose amino-acid sequence is MRMKVILTGASGFVGGAVLKALSRNANVETVLPLRSPLLMPAGVASYPIVDLADDQSAELKAHRPDVVVHCASRVHVMSDTASDPLAEFRRINVDGTLAFARAASAAGARRFVFVSSIKVNGEQTRPGAAYSADDIPHPVDPYGISKHEAEQGLLALGAQTGMEIVIIRPVLVYGPGVKANFLSMMRWLDRGVPLPFGAIHNRRSLVALDNLVDLVLRCIDHPGAANQVFLVSDGEDLSTTELLTRMARALGKPARLLPVPAWLLSGAAKALGKGALSQRLCGSLQVDIGKTRELLGWQPPVRVDAALLAAARHFQENNHQ
- a CDS encoding glycosyltransferase family 4 protein, whose translation is MTLFLALPAVLLLSLLMTAGLRRYALARSIIDVPNGRSSHTVPTPRGGGVAIVLTFLLAIAGLMLDGAGDSRTLVALGGSGALIAVIGFMDDHGHIPARWRLLGHFIAAAWMLAWMGGLPPLALFGLQVDLGWLGGVLAAVYLVWLLNLYNFMDGIDGIASIEAITVCLGGAWLYWMAGLGSHAVLPLLLAAAVSGFLFWNFPPAKIFMGDAGSGFLGIVLGGLSLQAAWVAPEMLWCWLILLGVFIVDATYTLVRRLLRGEKVYEAHRSHAYQFASREVGRHLPVTLAVAVLNLCWLLPIAFCVARLGLDGAAGVVLAYIPLLLLAVRFRAGQIEDGHQR
- a CDS encoding nucleoside-diphosphate sugar epimerase/dehydratase — protein: MDTVRAKLLALPRRHKRLLQVLTDVVLIWVALWMAFVVRLGIDDLANPILDHGWLFLTAPVVGIPLFIRFGLYRAVLRYFGTDALIAITKAVTLSALILGFIIYWASNHQNVVPRSITFNYWWLSLIMVGGLRLAMRQYFLGDWFAAAVQHVPFTGNNRDGLPRVAVYGAGGAGNQLVAALRADRALRPVAFIDDDPSITDRVIAGLQVYRPDQLQEMIDATGAQEILLAIPSSTRARRREILNFLEGFPLHVRSIPSFMELASGKVKVDDIQEVDIADLLGRDAVPAQADLLARCIVEQTVLVTGAGGSIGSELCRQILGQTPKTLLLFDHSEFNLYSILSELEQRIARESLSVCLVPILGSVRNQAQLLDIMRTWRVDTVYHAAAYKHVPMVEHNIAEGLMNNVIGTLCTAQAALQAGVANFVLISTDKAVRPTNVMGSTKRLAEMTLQALSREVAPVLFGDSGNVSQVNKTRFTMVRFGNVLGSSGSVIPLFHKQIKAGGPLTVTHPKITRYFMTIPEAAQLVIQAGSMGKGGDVFVLDMGEPVKIVELAEKMIHLSGFSVRSERNPMGDIAIEFTGLRPGEKLYEELLIGDNVIATRHPMIMSANEDFLPWDTLKDTLRQLLAAVEADDFMRVRQLLRETVSGYAPEGEIVDWIYQQRRLEP